The following are encoded in a window of Microbacterium sp. LWO13-1.2 genomic DNA:
- a CDS encoding carbohydrate ABC transporter permease encodes MMATALILTSEPRARYVPGRRRGSTFLIYFAALLLIGLMLAPVVYTVIGGFRTNSDITVDPSGLPSVWRWENFVDVLASGAFWRQVLNSTIAAGTTTAVVVVLGLMAAFALSRYTFRGRGALFALFTAGLMFPMTVAITPLYILVRDLGLSNSLAGVIVPQIAFALPVTIIILVPFLAAIPNELQEAASIDGCSRLGFFWRMVIPLAVPGVITVGILAFIGSWNSYMLPLFLLSDEQLYTLPLGTQAFASQYSVDTAKVLAFTSLSMIPALVFFSLFERRIVGGLTGAVKG; translated from the coding sequence ATGATGGCCACCGCACTCATCCTCACGTCCGAGCCCCGAGCACGGTATGTCCCCGGCCGGCGCCGCGGCAGCACGTTCCTCATCTACTTCGCCGCGCTGCTCCTGATCGGACTGATGCTGGCTCCGGTCGTCTATACCGTGATCGGCGGATTCCGCACGAACTCCGACATCACTGTCGATCCGTCGGGTCTGCCGTCGGTATGGCGCTGGGAGAACTTCGTCGACGTTCTCGCCAGCGGGGCGTTCTGGAGGCAGGTGCTCAACTCCACGATCGCCGCGGGGACCACCACCGCGGTCGTGGTCGTCCTCGGCCTCATGGCGGCCTTCGCGCTTTCGCGGTACACGTTCCGCGGACGAGGGGCCCTGTTCGCCCTCTTCACCGCCGGGTTGATGTTCCCGATGACGGTGGCGATCACGCCGCTGTACATCCTGGTGCGCGACCTCGGCCTGTCGAACTCGCTCGCCGGCGTCATCGTCCCGCAGATCGCGTTCGCGCTCCCCGTGACGATCATCATCCTGGTGCCGTTCCTGGCGGCGATTCCGAACGAACTTCAGGAGGCCGCATCGATCGACGGATGCAGCCGCCTCGGGTTCTTCTGGCGGATGGTCATCCCGCTTGCCGTGCCCGGAGTGATCACCGTCGGCATCCTGGCCTTCATCGGGAGCTGGAACAGCTACATGCTGCCACTGTTCCTGCTCAGCGATGAGCAGCTGTACACGTTGCCGCTGGGGACGCAGGCTTTCGCATCCCAGTACTCGGTGGACACCGCCAAGGTGCTCGCGTTCACGTCGCTGTCGATGATTCCGGCGCTGGTGTTCTTCAGCCTGTTCGAGCGACGCATCGTCGGCGGGCTGACCGGCGCGGTCAAGGGCTGA
- a CDS encoding glycoside hydrolase family 3 N-terminal domain-containing protein: MNVLQQTPRPFSARVEALLARMTLEEKQAQLVGFWVDQGDEVVAPMSGEKKTSTRYEEATSDGIGHLTRVYGTRPVAPLERAKWLWAEQRRLQQETRLGIPALVHEECLTGLAAWQAATFPTPLAWGASFDPELVEEMGRAIGGTMRALGIHQGLAPVLDVIRDPRWGRVDECIAEDPLVVGVLGTAYVRGLQSEGVHATLKHFVGYSASQAGRNHAPVHIGLREIEDVLLPPFEMVLREGGARSVMNSYTDIDGVPVAADPRYLDEILRERWGFDGVVVSDYFAVDFLRSMHRVAADASEAARLAITAGIDVELPSPDAYTTLAQQVRDGALPQHILDRAVGRVLAQKEELGLLDADFTAEPAVVDLDPPGHRAIARRLAEESVVLLSNDGILPLDPTSPRRIAVIGPNADSAEALMGCYSFVNHVLVHHQGTPPGIALPTVLESLRAEFSDAEISHAPGCEVESPDRGLLAAAVAQADTADIAIVVVGDRAGLFGRGTVGEGNDVETLELPGIQRVLVEAVVATGTPVILVALTGRPYVWDWALPSLDAGGGVITGLGAVNSAAPTAAATTAGGARPAAVLQAFFPGEEGGPAIAALLSGRVSPSGRLPVSLPRSAGAQPYSYLRPVLGGRTDVTSADSTPVRPFGFGLGYTTFSHEHLTVDASVAPGGSFRASVVVRNTGTTTGTDVVQLYAHDEVASVTRPLAQLIGFQRITLDAGAEEVVRFEVPSDRLSFTGVDGNRRVEPGRIQLWVGRSCDDEETTTTLEVVSPAAPLSPSQPG, encoded by the coding sequence ATGAACGTGCTGCAGCAGACCCCGCGCCCCTTCTCCGCGCGCGTCGAGGCGCTCCTCGCCCGGATGACCCTCGAAGAGAAGCAGGCGCAACTCGTGGGCTTCTGGGTCGACCAGGGCGATGAGGTCGTGGCGCCGATGTCGGGCGAGAAGAAGACATCGACCCGCTACGAGGAAGCCACATCCGACGGGATCGGTCACCTGACACGGGTGTACGGCACCCGCCCTGTGGCGCCCCTGGAGCGGGCGAAGTGGCTCTGGGCCGAGCAGCGGCGGCTGCAGCAGGAGACCCGTCTCGGCATACCGGCGCTGGTTCACGAGGAGTGCCTGACCGGCCTTGCCGCGTGGCAGGCGGCCACCTTCCCGACCCCGCTGGCGTGGGGCGCCTCCTTCGACCCCGAGCTCGTCGAGGAGATGGGCCGCGCGATCGGCGGCACGATGCGCGCCCTCGGCATCCATCAGGGCCTGGCGCCTGTGCTCGACGTGATCCGCGATCCGCGGTGGGGTCGGGTCGACGAGTGCATCGCGGAGGATCCGCTGGTCGTCGGAGTGCTCGGCACCGCCTACGTCCGCGGCCTGCAGTCCGAAGGCGTGCACGCGACCCTCAAGCACTTCGTCGGATACTCCGCCTCGCAGGCCGGGCGCAATCACGCCCCGGTGCACATCGGCCTCAGGGAGATCGAGGACGTGCTGCTGCCCCCCTTCGAGATGGTGCTGCGCGAAGGCGGAGCACGCAGCGTGATGAATTCCTACACGGACATCGACGGCGTACCGGTCGCCGCCGACCCCCGCTATCTCGACGAGATCCTCCGGGAGCGCTGGGGCTTCGACGGGGTGGTCGTGTCGGACTACTTCGCCGTCGACTTCCTGCGCAGCATGCACCGCGTGGCGGCCGACGCGTCAGAGGCTGCTCGGCTCGCGATCACCGCGGGAATCGACGTCGAGCTCCCCTCACCCGACGCGTACACGACGCTCGCCCAGCAGGTGCGCGACGGCGCGCTCCCGCAGCACATCCTGGACCGGGCAGTCGGTCGAGTGCTCGCGCAGAAGGAGGAGCTCGGCCTGCTCGACGCCGACTTCACCGCCGAACCCGCCGTCGTCGACCTCGACCCACCGGGGCACCGCGCGATCGCACGTCGGCTCGCCGAGGAATCGGTCGTGCTCCTGAGCAACGACGGCATCCTCCCGCTCGACCCGACCTCGCCGCGTCGCATCGCGGTGATCGGCCCCAACGCTGACAGCGCGGAGGCATTGATGGGGTGCTATTCGTTCGTCAATCACGTGCTCGTGCACCACCAGGGCACCCCGCCGGGAATCGCCCTGCCGACGGTGCTGGAGTCGTTGCGTGCGGAGTTCTCGGATGCCGAGATCAGCCACGCGCCCGGCTGCGAGGTCGAATCGCCTGATCGTGGCCTGCTCGCGGCAGCCGTCGCGCAGGCAGACACGGCGGACATCGCCATCGTGGTCGTCGGCGACCGTGCCGGCTTGTTCGGGCGCGGCACGGTCGGTGAGGGTAACGACGTCGAGACGCTCGAGCTTCCCGGAATCCAACGGGTACTCGTCGAGGCCGTCGTCGCAACAGGCACGCCCGTGATCCTCGTGGCGCTCACGGGGCGCCCGTACGTGTGGGACTGGGCACTGCCTTCCCTCGACGCCGGCGGAGGGGTGATCACCGGCCTCGGTGCGGTGAACTCCGCGGCGCCGACGGCCGCGGCCACGACTGCCGGCGGAGCGCGGCCGGCCGCCGTCCTGCAGGCGTTCTTCCCCGGCGAGGAGGGCGGACCGGCGATCGCCGCGCTGCTGAGCGGCAGGGTCTCGCCCTCCGGTCGGCTGCCGGTCTCGCTTCCTCGATCCGCCGGCGCCCAGCCGTATTCGTATCTGCGCCCGGTGCTCGGCGGACGGACCGACGTGACCAGCGCGGACTCGACTCCGGTGCGCCCTTTCGGATTCGGCCTGGGTTACACCACGTTCTCGCACGAGCACCTCACGGTCGACGCATCCGTCGCGCCCGGCGGGAGCTTCCGCGCGTCTGTGGTGGTGCGCAATACCGGCACGACAACGGGCACCGACGTCGTGCAGCTCTACGCGCACGACGAAGTCGCGAGCGTGACCAGACCGCTGGCGCAGCTGATCGGCTTCCAGCGGATCACGCTCGACGCCGGTGCCGAAGAGGTGGTGCGCTTCGAGGTGCCGAGCGATCGCCTCTCCTTCACCGGCGTCGACGGGAACCGGCGGGTCGAGCCCGGACGGATTCAGCTGTGGGTCGGCCGATCATGCGATGACGAGGAGACGACCACGACGCTCGAGGTCGTGTCCCCCGCCGCGCCGCTCAGCCCGTCACAGCCTGGATGA